From Scophthalmus maximus strain ysfricsl-2021 chromosome 14, ASM2237912v1, whole genome shotgun sequence, one genomic window encodes:
- the si:ch211-67e16.11 gene encoding uncharacterized protein si:ch211-67e16.11 encodes MRLLLLLAAPLSVLVLRASAVASAGGVSPGRLERWVRSGLQSLQWDQLDRCLRMSSLSEAECRRLAHLPLSAVAVYASEPRAAAAGTPDKVLAILPDSSGGSMNSKPRGGAYGVSQALNGGEAPPRHQQASPSSMAHDAVLVLDPSPGENFGHPVVLFYVDVNVTKKRCSQLDGIYLGDECLTLALKGRCQNQLKRRLAGPERLMGNGHGRLAVGALRGGTIGTGGGGGGSGGRLVERAVGGLCEVHFLPLVVGVGDGNRTQRLRCVDHAEFARCPQPLPMASASLPVSSCELNKNTRRCHQQPLATHLSCRLYQTCDHAVLISGGWQQQMTFQRHVQNLQRFYRMLRNNGLHKDHIKTFFAGSGQLPEDVEGVYSATEKAVIRNHVSYVCRKQHCADTLVLYLNSPTRNDGTMLLWDANINGIADLKERYSVNELLADLAACRATRVLLFVDQSYSGVLSKRLRGSQKHLNVVLIQRQTHSQQNQRSGPGSEDGGWSSISPAICLLDHLGKGAGVSRLLEPWAGLLNVTLAGAPCNATPPLTDGEMRREYQGCQNLPTALWHQKHRRTN; translated from the exons ATGaggctcctgctgctcctcgccGCTCCCCTCAGCGTCCTCGTCCTCCGCGCGTCGGCGGTGGCGTCGGCGGGCGGCGTGTCCCCGGGCCGGCTGGAGCGCTGGGTCCGCTCGGGCCTCCAGTCGCTGCAGTGGGACCAGCTGGACCGGTGCCTGCGCATGTCGTCCCTGTCCGAGGCCGAGTGCCGGCGGCTCGCCCACCTCCCGCTGTCCGCCGTGGCCGTCTACGCGTCGGAGCCACGAGCCGCCGCCGCAG GTACACCAGACAAAGTTTTGGCCATCCTGCCAGACTCCTCCGGTGGCTCGATGAACTCCAAACCGCGGGGAGGAGCTTACGGCGTCAGCCAGGCGCTGAACGGAGGGGAGGCCCCCCCCAGACACCAGCAGGCTTCCCCCAGCTCCATGGCCCACGACGCCGTGCTGGTGCTGGATCCGAGCCCCGGGGAAAACTTTGGACACCCGGTGGTCCTCTTCTACGTGGACGTGAACGTGACAAAGAAGAGGTGCTCCCAGCTGGATGGCATTTACCTGG GCGACGAGTGTCTGACCCTGGCGTTGAAGGGCCGCTGTCAGAACCAGCTGAAGCGTCGGCTGGCCGGGCCAGAGAGGCTCATGGGTAACGGACACGGCCGGCTGGCGGTCGGGGCGCTGCGCGGCGGCACCATCGGCAccgggggcggcggcggcggcagtggcGGCCGCCTGGTGGAGCGGGCCGTCGGCGGGCTCTGCGAGGTCCACTTCCTCCCGCTGGTGGTCGGGGTCGGGGACGGCAACCGGACGCAGAGACTCCGATGTGTGG ACCACGCCGAGTTTGCGAGGTGCCCCCAGCCGCTGCCCATGGCCTCGGCCAGTCTGCCCGTCTCCAGCTGTGAGCTGAACAAAAACACCAGGCGCTGCCACCAGCAGCCGCTGGCCACTCACCTGTCCTGCCGGCTCTACCAGACCTGTGACCACGCCGTGCTCATCTCAG gtggctggcagcagcagatgaCGTTCCAGCGTCACGTTCAGAATCTCCAGAGGTTCTACAGGATGCTCCGGAACAACGGCCTCCACAAAGATCACATCAAGACCTTCTTTGCCGGCAGTGGACAACTTCCTG AGGACGTGGAGGGCGTGTACTCGGCGACGGAGAAGGCGGTGATCCGTAACCACGTGTCGTACGTCTGCAGGAAGCAGCACTGCGCCGACACGCTGGTCCTCTACCTGAACTCGCCGACGCGCAACGACGGCACCATGCTGCTGTGGGACGCCAACATCAACGGCAtc gccGACCTGAAGGAGCGCTACTCGGTCAACGAGCTGCTGGCCGACCTGGCGGCCTGCAGGGCCACGCGCGTCCTGCTCTTCGTGGACCAGAGCTACAGCGGCGTCCTGTCCAAGCGGCTGCGCGGGTCCCAGAAACACCTCAACGTGGTGCTGATccagaggcagacacacagccaGCAGAACCAGAGGAGCGGCCCGGGCTCGGAGGACGGCGGCTGGTCCTCCATCAGCCCCGCGATCTGCCTGCTGGACCACCTGGGCAAG GGAGCGGGGGTGTCGCGCCTGCTGGAGCCCTGGGCCGGCCTTCTGAACGTGACGCTGGCGGGGGCCCCCTGCAACGCCACGCCCCCCCTGACCGACGGCGAGATGCGACGGGAGTACCAGGGCTGCCAGAACCTGCCCACGGCGCTGTGGCACCAGAAACACCGGAGGAccaactga